The DNA sequence TGCTTCGTATTCCTTACTGATAACTTATACCCCTCTCGAGAGGTAATCACAGTTTCTATAACAGGGTCTCTTGTAAAATACACGTATTACAACCTTTTATTTAGAGTTTTTTGCTACATACTCTAATAAGTCTACTATGCGCGTGGCGTATCCTATTTCATTATCATACCACGCGACTAACTTAAAGAACCGATCATTCAAGGCTATACCAGCTGACGCATCAAATATAGAAGAATGCTCAGAGCCTATAAAATCTGAAGAAACAACTTGCTCATCTGTATAATCCAAAATGCCTTGCAAATCAGTTTGTGCAGCGTTTTTCATAGCTAAGCAAATATCATCGTAAGTTGTAGGCTTCTCGAGTCTTACAGTTAAGTCAACTACAGATACATCAGCGACAGGAACTCTGAAGGCCATTCCTGTTAATTTTCCCTTTAATTCAGGGAGACATAGAGTTACAGCTTTTGCAGCTCCAGTTGAGGCAGGAATGATGTTTTGCAAACAACCACGCCCCCCTCTCCAGTCTTTTTTTGAAGGTCCGTCAACTACTAGTTGGGTAGCCGTAGCCGCATGAACGGTTGTCATTAAACCTTCTGTAATTCCAAAATTATC is a window from the Chlamydia serpentis genome containing:
- the gap gene encoding type I glyceraldehyde-3-phosphate dehydrogenase codes for the protein MKIVINGFGRIGRLVLRQILKRSPHLEVLAINDLVPGDALAYLFKFDSTHGHFLGDVRCEGDHLIVGQQNIKFLSERNVQNLPWKDLDVDLVIECTGLFTKKEDAEKHLLAGAKRVLISAPGKGDIPTFVMGVNHKTFDSERDKIISNASCTTNCLAPLAKVLLDNFGITEGLMTTVHAATATQLVVDGPSKKDWRGGRGCLQNIIPASTGAAKAVTLCLPELKGKLTGMAFRVPVADVSVVDLTVRLEKPTTYDDICLAMKNAAQTDLQGILDYTDEQVVSSDFIGSEHSSIFDASAGIALNDRFFKLVAWYDNEIGYATRIVDLLEYVAKNSK